A part of Oncorhynchus clarkii lewisi isolate Uvic-CL-2024 chromosome 17, UVic_Ocla_1.0, whole genome shotgun sequence genomic DNA contains:
- the LOC139370009 gene encoding hsp90 co-chaperone Cdc37-like, translating into MTSRTIDYSVWDHIEVSDDEDETHPNIDTPSLFRWRHQARVEKQVAFEEKGEELERNMAECKRRLEEVQYRVKELEEEGKKEGEEERKTALSKAQAEEKKYRKDQRLWEKKMEEHRREEKKMPWNVDTLSKEGFSKSMLNIKPEVTEETEEQKEEKHQTFVDKHKKEIKHFGMLRRWEDSQKYLSDHPYLVCEETANFLVIMCIDLEVEEKHGLMDQVAHQTIVMQFILELAKSLKIDPRGCFREFFQKIKTADQPYQEAFTDELESFKERVRGRAKIRIQKAMEEYEEEERQNRLGPGGLDPVEVYDTLPEEMKKCFDDKDISMLQEAISKMDPMEAKGHMKRCIDSGLWVPNANTDNEEDKEEDEEEDKEDEEEPEKEGEAEEEK; encoded by the exons ATGACGTCCAGGACTATTGATTACAGTGTGTGGGACCACATCGAAGTATCGGATGACGAGGATGAGACTCACCCCAATATCGACACGCCGAGCCTCTTCCGATGGAGGCATCAG gCGCGTGTGGAGAAACAGGTGGCCTtcgaggagaaaggagaggagctgGAGAGGAACATGGCAGAGTGTAAGAGACGTCTGGAAGAGGTGCAGTACAGAGTGAAGGAGTTAGaggaggaaggaaagaaggagggagaggaggagaggaagacggCGCTGAGCAAGGCCCAGGCCGAGGAGAAGAAATACAGAAAGGATCAACGCTTGTGGGAGAAGAAGATGGAGGAACAtcggagagaggagaaaaagatgCCTTGGAACGTTGACACGCTCAGCAAGGAGGGATTCAGCAAG agtatGTTGAACATCAAACCGGAAGTGACAGAAGAGACGGAGGAACAGAAGGAGGAGAAACACCAGACTTTTGTAGATAAACACAAGAAAGAGATCAAACACTTTG GGATGCTTCGGCGTTGGGAGGACAGTCAGAAGTACCTGTCTGACCACCCCTACCTGGTGTGTGAAGAGACGGCTAACTTCCTGGTTATCATGTGTATCGacctggaggtggaggag aaacaTGGTTTGATGGATCAGGTCGCCCATCAGACCATAGTGATGCAGTTCATCTTAGAGTTGGCTAAGAGCCTGAAGATCGACCCTCGAGGATGCTTCAGAGAGTTCTTCCAAAagatcaag actgcagACCAGCCCTATCAGGAGGCCTTTACTGATGAGCTGGAGTCCTTTAAAGAGAGAGTTCGAGGCAGGGCTAAGATCAGGATACAAAAG GCTATGGAGGagtatgaggaggaggagagacagaacagactggggccaggtggactggaccctGTGGAAGTCTACGATACTCTgccagag GAAATGAAGAAGTGTTTTGATGATAAAGACATCTCAATGCTGCAGGAAGCTATCAGCAAGATGGACCCCATG GAGGCAAAGGGCCACATGAAGAGGTGTATTGACTCAGGACTCTGGGTTCCCAACGCCAATACCGACAACGAAGAGGACAAAGAAGAAGACGAGGAAGAGGACAAAGAAGATGAGGAAgaaccagagaaggagggagaggcgGAGGAGGAGAAATGA